A stretch of Podospora bellae-mahoneyi strain CBS 112042 chromosome 5, whole genome shotgun sequence DNA encodes these proteins:
- a CDS encoding hypothetical protein (EggNog:ENOG503PE5K), with protein sequence MAILNPIKSLDSPPTSNNNSEENAPAWGSLPVEQYILQGDALVKAFINEDVTGSEYQSTTHVPTQQEINTILKPWRPQKIRAIAAKRLSISWPDFKNEGFCVLRTWYQDGEEADAKLEEWFGYDELKGLSEVEIEETLLNRDRQGGDKMKMKPKNRWWMVLDDKDMIDIFPELAAPSVHRRLNVIDALDNLHLDGTPYPRKSEPSEEAYEDAVLEVASGGLRYPLVILNQEAFETGQIYLAWRDAKGKVVKDIRDDIAGLPYLQHDIHRVCAYEIGWWTEACFGKQYDIHGEKGKMMRKLLPLVKEAAKQTMAHNAAMYGW encoded by the exons ATGGCGAT CTTAAACCCCATCAAATCCTTAGACTCgcctccaacctcaaacAATAACTCAGAGGAGAACGCACCGGCCTGGGGCAGTTTGCCTGTGGAACAGTACATTCTG CAAGGTGATGCACTCGTCAAAGCATTCATCAACGAAGATGTCACTGGATCAGAGTATCAGTCAACCACACACGTTCCAACTCAACAGGAAATCAATACCATCTTGAAACCTTGGCGCCCGCAGAAAATCCGCGCCATTGCCGCTAAACGCCTGAGTATCTCATGGCCTGATTTCAAGAATGAAGGGTTTTGCGTCTTACGAACCTGGTATCAGGACGGTGAAGAAGCCGACGCAAAACTGGAGGAGTGGTTTGGCTATGATGAGCTCAAGGGCTTGTCCGAGGTCGAGATCGAGGAAACTTTGTTAAACCGCGACCGCCAAGGAGGGGACAAGATGAAAATGAAACCAAAGAAtaggtggtggatggtccTCGACGACAAAGACATGATTGAT ATCTTTCCTGAACTGGCGGCCCCTTCGGTGCATCGGCGATTGAACGTCATTGACGCACTCGACAACCTGCACTTAGACGGCACCCCCTACCCGAGAAAGAGCGAGCCGAGCGAAGAGGCGTACGAGGATGCAGTCCTGGAAGTGGCGAGTGGTGGTCTTCGATACCCGCTTGTCATCCTAAATCAGGAGGCTTTCGAGACGGGTCAAATATACCTTGCGTGGAGGGATGCCAAGGGAAAGGTGGTCAAGGATATCCGTGATGACATCGCAGGGTTGCCATACCTTCAGCATGATATCCATCGTGTTTGTGCGTATGAGATAGGGTGGTGGACTGAGGCGTGCTTCGGAAAGCAATACGACATCCAtggagaaaagggaaagatgATGCGGAAGCTGCTGCCTTTGGTGAAGGAAGCAGCGAAGCAGACGATGGCACACAATGCAGCGATGTACGGATGGTGA